The following proteins are co-located in the Urocitellus parryii isolate mUroPar1 chromosome 15, mUroPar1.hap1, whole genome shotgun sequence genome:
- the Ppp1r15a gene encoding protein phosphatase 1 regulatory subunit 15A — translation MAPGQVPHHSTPWREAHYSYLLSPLMGFLSRAWSRLRGPGPSEPWLVEAVTGENLVEGGLQGEVKASLAISHGPWARHPQGEAEDSGVPQENGEADLESCLDLKPSNSPPEAWGLLGSEENSKKDASSVPREQGREITDGQPLSPSLQIRALQGSDKSPGEEKAEEEGVAKFSYPSSHWEWSDVKKEAPTASTFPESSGSQLGTCVYCPEEKENQATEEKGTENEARKTSVSPSLAGSSSRAWGYCPGERPREKGRKACEAPGKEADPEPRSSVPAQRHLLGALENQPSKKKEEEDDSALGATEKGGAKGPSSISSTSASRRAWVCQPGENAEDQEKSDSGSAEEEGETEASSPTLPTSAFLKAWVYHPGEDTEEDEDSDWESTEEEEEAEASSPTPATSALLKAWVYRPGEDTEEDEDSDWESTEEEEEAEASSPTPATSALLKAWVYHPGEDTEEEDECEQNEDKGEDCGAAAWGQHPSLQAQSAHLRGWLYQPGKETEEEEAEGKWGDSETSPFRVAFYVPGEKPPPPWTAPKLPLRLQRRLRLSQTLTQDPDPETPPKSRKVRFSEKVTVHFLAVWAGPAQAARRGPWEQFARDRSRFARRIAQAQEKLGPCLTPASRARAWARLGNAPSSLTPIPASTQTLSFPLISSEAPAQATPLSQAMATPPHTPSLEAPGLSLNLNGRRG, via the exons ATGGCTCCAGGCCAAGTACCCCATCACAGCACACCCTGGAGGGAAGCCCACTACTCCTACCTCCTGTCCCCACTGATGGGCTTCCTCAGCCGGGCCTGGAGCCGGCTGAGGGGCCCAGGACCTTCAGAGCCCTGGCTGGTAGAAGCAGTAACAGGAGAAAATCTGGTAGAAGGTGGCCTGCAGGGAGAAGTGAAGGCTTCTTTGGCCATCTCCCATGGTCCCTGGGCCAGGCATCCTCAAGGGGAAGCTGAAGACAGTGGAGTACCTCAAGAGAATGGAGAAGCAGACCTGGAGTCCTGCCTTGACCTGAAGCCCAGTAATTCCCCTCCTGAAGCTTGGGGACTTTTAGGCAGTGAAGAAAATAGTAAGAAAGATGCAAGCAGTGTCCCCAGAGAGCAGGGAAGGGAAATTACAGATGGCCAgcccctgtcccccagcctgcAGATAAGAGCCCTGCAAGGTTCTGATAAGAGTCCTGGGGAGGAGAAAGCTGAAGAGGAGGGAGTGGCCAAGTTCTCTTATCCTTCATCACACTGGGAGTGGAGCGATGTCAAGAAAGAAGCTCCTACTGCCTCCACTTTCCCTGAGTCTTCAGGATCCCAACTTGGCACTTGTGTGTACTGcccagaggagaaagagaatcaagCCACGgaggaaaaaggaacagaaaacgAAGCCAGGAAGACCTCCGTTTCCCCCTCATTGGCGGGCTCCAGCTCCAGGGCTTGGGGATATTGTCCAGGCGAGAGGCCTAGGGAGAAGGGCAGGAAGGCCTGTGAAGCCCCTGGGAAAGAAGCTGACCCAGAGCCGCGGTCCTCGGTTCCAGCCCAGAGGCACCTGCTTGGGGCTTTGGAGAATCAACCgagtaagaaaaaggaagaggaggatgacAGTGCTTTAGGGGCAACTGAGAAGGGAGGAGCCAAGGGTCCTTCTTCCATTTCCTCTACAAGTGCCTCCAGGAGGGCCTGGGTGTGTCAGCCAGGGGAGAATGCGGAGGACCAGGAGAAGAGTGACTCAGGATCagctgaggaggaaggagaaactgaggcttcctctcccaccctccctaCAAGTGCCTTCTTGAAAGCCTGGGTGTATCATCCTggggaggacacagaggaagATGAGGACAGTGACTGGGAATCaactgaggaggaggaagaagctgaggcttcctctcccacccccgcTACCAGTGCCCTCCTGAAGGCCTGGGTGTACCGTCCTggggaggacacagaggaagATGAGGACAGTGACTGGGAATCaactgaggaagaggaagaagctgaggcttcctctcccacccccgcTACCAGTGCCCTCCTGAAGGCCTGGGTGTATCATCCtggggaggacacagaggaggaagatgagtGTGAGCAGAATGAGGACAAAGGAGAGGACTGTGGAGCAGCTGCCTGGGGCCAGCACCCCTCCCTTCAGGCCCAGAGTGCCCACCTCAGGGGCTGGCTATATCAACCTGGaaaggagacagaggaagaggaagctgAGGGGAAATGGGGAGACTCCGAGACCAGCCCCTTCAGAGTGGCCTTCTACGTACCTGGAGAGAAACCACCACCTCCCTGGACTGCTCCTAAGCTGCCCCTCAGGCTACAAAGACGACTCAGGTTGTCACAGACCCTCACCCAGGATCCAGACCCTGAAACTCCCCCAAAATCCAGAAAG GTGCGCTTCTCTGAGAAGGTCACCGTGCATTTCCTGGCTGTCTGGGCAGGCCCAGCCCAGGCTGCCCGCCGGGGCCCCTGGGAACAGTTCGCTCGGGATCGGAGTCGCTTTGCCCGCCGCATCGCCCAGGCCCAGGAAAAGCTAGGTCCCTGCCTTACCCCTGCCTCCCGGGCAAGAGCCTGGGCACGCCTTGGGAATGCACCCAG